From a region of the Corallococcus coralloides DSM 2259 genome:
- the epsU gene encoding exopolysaccharide biosynthesis GT2 family glycosyltransferase EpsU encodes MTVWTWVDVALCVGLLPVVVGCGYLLLLTLLSGRKAAPVPPSPAVRKFDVIIPSHNEELGIARTVANLSAVDYPAHLRRIIVVADNCSDATAQKAREAGATVLERQDAEKRGKGYALAHAFEHSQRDGFADAVVVVDADTVVSANLLHAFARRLEDGAHGVQAHYGVMNPTASWRTRLMTIALGMFHRVRSMGRERMGVSCGLRGNGMCFTHAVLKQVPHDAFSVVEDLEYGIRLARAGHRVHYAWEAEVLGEMVTAEKQSRSQRQRWEGGRAQMRKLHGWPLLSDALKQKSGLLLDLSMDVLVPPLSQLVLATVAGSVLAAGVVWLSGGTAVAASALASFGLTSLALYVLRGWWVSGVGARGLLDLAWAPLYVVWKVWLMVRGPGAEKRGEWVRTTREAERR; translated from the coding sequence GTGACGGTCTGGACCTGGGTGGACGTGGCGCTGTGCGTGGGACTGCTGCCGGTGGTGGTGGGCTGCGGCTACCTGCTGCTGCTGACGCTGTTGTCGGGGCGCAAGGCGGCGCCGGTGCCGCCGTCGCCGGCGGTGCGGAAGTTCGACGTCATCATCCCCTCGCACAACGAGGAGCTGGGCATTGCCCGGACGGTGGCGAACCTGTCCGCGGTGGACTACCCGGCGCACCTGCGGCGCATCATCGTGGTGGCGGACAACTGCTCGGACGCGACGGCGCAGAAGGCGCGGGAAGCAGGCGCCACGGTGCTGGAGCGTCAGGACGCGGAGAAGCGCGGCAAGGGCTACGCGCTGGCGCACGCCTTCGAGCACAGCCAGCGTGACGGCTTCGCGGACGCGGTGGTGGTGGTGGACGCGGACACGGTGGTGTCCGCGAACCTGCTGCACGCCTTCGCCCGGCGGCTGGAGGACGGCGCGCACGGCGTGCAGGCGCACTACGGCGTGATGAACCCCACGGCGTCGTGGCGCACGCGGCTGATGACCATCGCGCTGGGGATGTTCCACCGCGTGCGCTCCATGGGGCGCGAGCGGATGGGCGTGTCCTGCGGCCTGCGCGGCAACGGCATGTGCTTCACGCACGCGGTGCTGAAGCAGGTGCCGCACGACGCGTTCAGCGTGGTGGAGGACCTGGAGTACGGCATCCGCCTGGCGCGCGCGGGGCACCGCGTGCACTACGCCTGGGAGGCGGAGGTGCTGGGCGAGATGGTGACGGCGGAGAAGCAGAGCCGCTCGCAGCGCCAGCGTTGGGAGGGCGGACGCGCGCAGATGCGCAAGCTGCACGGGTGGCCGCTCTTGAGCGACGCGCTGAAGCAGAAGAGCGGGCTCCTGCTGGACCTGTCCATGGACGTGCTGGTGCCGCCCCTGAGCCAGCTGGTGCTGGCGACGGTGGCGGGCTCGGTGCTGGCGGCCGGCGTGGTGTGGCTGTCCGGCGGCACGGCGGTGGCGGCGTCCGCGCTGGCGTCGTTCGGACTGACCTCGCTGGCGCTCTATGTGCTGCGCGGCTGGTGGGTGTCCGGCGTGGGCGCGCGTGGCCTGCTGGACCTGGCGTGGGCGCCCCTCTACGTGGTGTGGAAGGTGTGGCTGATGGTGCGTGGCCCCGGCGCGGAGAAGCGCGGCGAGTGGGTGCGCACCACGCGCGAGGCGGAGCGGCGGTAG
- a CDS encoding MerR family DNA-binding protein has translation MASPRRPVEAAPLRIGALARESGVKLSTLRFYERRKLLLPMDRSESGQRLYGPDAAIRVRFIRRSQELGFTLKEVSAVLALTDRRGTPTRDVTRFAEAKVQAIDARIDDLRRMRRAITTLMAEGFCPPETVCPIQASLGAQKPPPKRKPRA, from the coding sequence GTGGCATCCCCGCGACGGCCCGTTGAAGCAGCTCCCTTGCGCATTGGCGCGCTCGCCCGTGAATCCGGCGTGAAGCTGTCCACGCTGCGCTTCTACGAGCGCCGCAAGCTGCTGCTGCCCATGGACCGCAGCGAGAGCGGCCAGCGCCTCTATGGCCCGGACGCCGCCATCCGCGTGCGCTTCATCCGCCGCTCGCAGGAACTGGGCTTCACGCTGAAGGAGGTGTCCGCCGTGCTCGCCCTCACGGACCGGCGCGGCACCCCCACCCGCGACGTGACCCGCTTCGCCGAGGCGAAGGTCCAGGCCATCGACGCGCGCATCGACGACCTGCGCCGCATGCGCCGCGCCATCACCACCCTGATGGCCGAAGGCTTCTGCCCTCCGGAAACCGTGTGCCCCATCCAGGCGTCGCTGGGCGCACAGAAGCCCCCGCCGAAGCGGAAGCCCCGCGCCTGA
- a CDS encoding double-CXXCG motif protein, producing MRYFELSTPHYDAPRVWTGTYQADARWMLPGVECPTCGETWSGIALAYPSVDLAQSPLRAELETPRLEPFERYARLLDQVKPLLPAGAQVEPGTTFGPLVGTAEGTFGPLVLRDPWKLLVREDALEALRAAGLQGLVPVRAELTPIRALIPALHELELTARGRLFPLGPPPCGACGRVDAAMPEERRLEVASLPADLDVFRLTDAVTLIVVTERFVEVARGLGPMDVLFKEIPVGGRG from the coding sequence ATGCGCTACTTCGAGCTGAGCACGCCGCACTACGACGCGCCTCGTGTCTGGACGGGGACCTATCAGGCGGATGCCCGTTGGATGCTGCCCGGCGTGGAGTGCCCTACCTGCGGTGAGACCTGGAGCGGCATCGCACTGGCGTATCCCTCCGTGGACCTGGCTCAGAGCCCACTGAGGGCGGAGCTTGAGACACCGCGCCTGGAACCCTTCGAGCGTTACGCACGGCTCTTGGATCAGGTGAAGCCATTGTTGCCAGCTGGGGCACAGGTGGAGCCCGGGACGACCTTCGGCCCACTTGTGGGGACTGCTGAAGGGACGTTCGGCCCCCTCGTCCTGCGGGACCCCTGGAAGCTCCTGGTGCGGGAGGATGCTCTGGAGGCACTGCGAGCCGCCGGGCTTCAAGGCCTTGTTCCGGTGCGAGCGGAGCTGACTCCAATCAGAGCATTGATTCCGGCGCTCCATGAACTGGAACTCACGGCACGTGGGCGGTTGTTCCCATTGGGACCGCCGCCCTGTGGGGCCTGCGGACGGGTGGATGCAGCCATGCCAGAAGAGCGCCGGCTGGAGGTCGCGTCGTTGCCAGCGGACCTGGATGTGTTCCGGCTGACGGATGCCGTGACGTTGATTGTCGTGACCGAGCGTTTCGTGGAGGTGGCGCGCGGCCTGGGACCCATGGATGTCCTCTTCAAGGAGATTCCCGTGGGTGGCCGGGGATAG
- a CDS encoding TIGR02269 family lipoprotein gives MRRWALGFIAGVLGCASSGTPPVGAPLQVWARAEAGQGCDPDEEDRCVATLCTEAECALFFCEDLASPGIVRTRATAPVFLAPGGTAQRNWGSAQGLPGDRLPVMVFRWYPRERLPSEVRRQQAMEEWAQRPKEKHHLFPQQYTAYFLSKGINVHDYVMAIDKDLHARIHRGTDGGPWNGEWRMFFSRTYGRATKPQHFEQASKMIQQFGLFGLTMTYRQSIELGPFARDD, from the coding sequence ATGCGAAGGTGGGCGCTGGGCTTCATCGCGGGAGTCCTGGGGTGCGCGTCTTCAGGGACGCCCCCTGTGGGGGCTCCGCTTCAGGTCTGGGCGCGGGCGGAAGCCGGACAGGGCTGCGACCCGGACGAGGAGGACCGCTGCGTCGCCACGCTCTGCACCGAGGCAGAATGCGCGCTTTTCTTTTGTGAAGATCTCGCGTCCCCCGGGATTGTTCGCACGCGTGCGACTGCTCCCGTGTTCTTGGCGCCTGGGGGCACCGCACAGCGGAACTGGGGCAGTGCGCAGGGGCTGCCGGGGGACCGGCTGCCGGTCATGGTGTTCCGCTGGTATCCACGTGAGCGCCTCCCGAGCGAAGTGCGCCGCCAGCAGGCCATGGAGGAATGGGCGCAGCGTCCCAAGGAGAAGCACCACCTCTTTCCGCAGCAGTACACGGCGTACTTCCTCTCCAAGGGCATCAACGTGCATGACTACGTCATGGCCATCGACAAGGACCTGCATGCGCGGATCCACCGGGGCACTGATGGCGGTCCCTGGAATGGCGAGTGGCGCATGTTCTTCTCGAGGACCTACGGCCGGGCCACCAAGCCGCAGCACTTCGAACAGGCATCGAAGATGATCCAGCAGTTCGGTCTGTTCGGGCTGACGATGACCTACCGGCAGAGCATCGAGCTGGGGCCGTTTGCCAGGGACGACTGA
- the epsH gene encoding exopolysaccharide biosynthesis glycosyltransferase EpsH, which yields MAGTRPRVLLIAELCNPDWVSVPLEGWSLARALAEVADVHLVTQVRNRENILKQGLVEGRDFTALDSTPVERPLEKVGEVLRGKAGVGWTTATALSVLPYYYFEELLWRRFGDRIRAKEFDVVHRYTPISPTTPSTLAARCAEAGVPFIMGPMNGGLPWPKGFGDARVREREWLSYIRDVYKLMPFYKSTRKNAAALMMGSRATRAQLSREYQDKVVYIPENAIDVRRFGSAKAEPPKPGEPLRVAFVGRFVPYKGMAMLIDAAAPLVREGKVQVELIGDGAEMQNLRAQVARGGLENGVTFAGWVKHQELQGRLSKNHIFGFPSVREFGGAVVAEAMALGLVPIVMDYGGPGEIVSPTTGFAIPMGTPQEIVERVRGVLEKLVADPSVIGPMGERARARIFKHFTWKAKADQVLEVYRWVSGERGQPDFGMPLAD from the coding sequence ATGGCTGGCACCCGACCCCGCGTCCTCCTGATTGCTGAGCTGTGCAACCCAGACTGGGTGAGCGTCCCCCTGGAAGGCTGGTCCCTGGCCAGGGCGCTCGCCGAGGTGGCGGACGTGCACCTGGTCACCCAGGTCCGCAACCGCGAGAACATCCTCAAGCAGGGGCTGGTGGAGGGGAGGGACTTCACGGCCCTGGACTCCACGCCGGTGGAGCGCCCGCTGGAGAAGGTGGGCGAGGTGCTGCGCGGCAAGGCGGGCGTGGGCTGGACGACGGCCACGGCGCTGAGCGTGTTGCCGTACTACTACTTCGAGGAGCTGCTCTGGCGGCGCTTCGGGGACCGCATCCGCGCGAAGGAATTCGACGTGGTGCACCGCTACACGCCCATCAGCCCCACGACGCCCAGCACGCTGGCGGCGCGGTGCGCGGAGGCGGGGGTGCCCTTCATCATGGGCCCCATGAACGGCGGCCTGCCGTGGCCCAAGGGCTTCGGGGACGCGCGCGTGCGTGAGCGCGAGTGGCTGAGCTACATCCGGGACGTCTACAAGCTGATGCCCTTCTACAAGTCGACGCGGAAGAACGCGGCGGCGCTGATGATGGGCTCGCGGGCGACGCGGGCGCAGCTGTCGCGGGAGTACCAGGACAAGGTGGTCTACATCCCGGAGAACGCCATCGACGTGCGGCGCTTCGGTTCGGCGAAGGCGGAGCCGCCGAAGCCGGGTGAGCCGCTGCGGGTGGCGTTCGTGGGGCGCTTCGTGCCGTACAAGGGCATGGCGATGCTCATCGACGCGGCGGCGCCGCTGGTGCGCGAGGGCAAGGTGCAGGTGGAGCTCATCGGCGACGGCGCGGAGATGCAGAACCTGCGCGCGCAGGTGGCGAGGGGCGGCCTGGAGAACGGCGTGACGTTCGCGGGCTGGGTGAAGCACCAGGAGCTGCAGGGCCGCCTGTCGAAGAACCACATCTTCGGCTTCCCGAGCGTGCGCGAGTTCGGCGGCGCGGTGGTGGCGGAGGCGATGGCGCTGGGGCTGGTGCCCATCGTGATGGACTACGGCGGTCCGGGTGAAATCGTCAGTCCGACCACGGGCTTCGCCATTCCCATGGGCACGCCGCAGGAGATCGTCGAGCGCGTGCGAGGCGTCCTGGAGAAGCTGGTCGCGGATCCGTCCGTGATTGGCCCGATGGGCGAGCGCGCGCGGGCGCGCATCTTCAAGCACTTCACCTGGAAGGCGAAGGCGGATCAGGTGCTGGAAGTGTATCGCTGGGTGTCCGGCGAGCGCGGCCAGCCTGACTTCGGCATGCCGCTGGCGGACTGA
- the wzy gene encoding exopolysaccharide repeat unit polymerase yields the protein MVFKPSPAAWLQYIVMVVGLGAVTLGAAAVGNGDPIVTLAPVLALTVVWVILKVPLRYLAITVLYLVLAVDYTPERPQSMFWPSPLFPLGKLLFTQMHELVGIGALRFPLIDGLIIGSIGIGIYRRATKSKIDPPVVPIPRPLAVVLAISFFSIMWMEVWGIARGGDIKNSLWQWHQAAVLPLIAMMYHYSLRGPEDWPLVAKTIVAAALTKSAVSTYFALVIVPAQHLEVEYTTCHSDSMTFIFAISVCIMRWLERPKSGHAIRGILIIILVFIGMFFNDRRLAYVSLVGGLAAAYFFNPWTPLKRFITRGLIACSPLLVVYFLVGWGSNSSVFKPVQTFRSIIEGQHAEGELDYRDIENLNLIATWNTNPVFGTGYGHEFLEPYPLPNIAFVFPTYRFHPHNSLLGLLAFGGWFGFTGVWMYLVVTVYLAARSYHRAYAAEHRTACLLIVGVVASYLNQVFGDMGIISYICTFQVAVCSVLAGKLAMVTGAWPWPQREKVLGLKRAAPEEAPPSGATAA from the coding sequence ATGGTCTTCAAACCCTCTCCCGCCGCCTGGCTCCAGTACATCGTCATGGTCGTGGGCCTGGGCGCCGTCACCCTGGGTGCGGCCGCCGTGGGTAACGGGGACCCCATCGTCACCCTGGCGCCCGTGCTGGCGCTCACCGTGGTGTGGGTCATCCTCAAGGTGCCGCTGCGCTACCTGGCCATCACGGTGCTCTACCTGGTGCTCGCGGTGGACTACACACCCGAGCGTCCCCAGTCGATGTTCTGGCCGTCGCCGCTCTTCCCGCTGGGCAAGCTGCTCTTCACGCAGATGCATGAGCTGGTGGGCATTGGCGCCCTGCGCTTCCCGCTCATCGACGGGCTCATCATCGGCTCCATTGGCATTGGCATCTACCGGCGGGCCACGAAGTCCAAGATTGATCCGCCGGTGGTGCCCATCCCCCGGCCGCTGGCGGTGGTGCTGGCGATTTCGTTCTTCTCCATCATGTGGATGGAGGTGTGGGGCATCGCGCGGGGCGGAGACATCAAGAACTCGCTCTGGCAGTGGCACCAGGCGGCGGTGCTCCCGCTGATCGCGATGATGTACCACTACAGCCTGCGCGGGCCGGAGGACTGGCCCCTGGTGGCGAAGACCATCGTCGCGGCGGCGCTGACCAAGTCCGCGGTGAGCACCTACTTCGCGCTCGTCATCGTGCCGGCCCAGCACCTGGAGGTGGAGTACACCACCTGCCACTCGGACTCGATGACGTTCATCTTCGCCATCAGCGTGTGCATCATGCGCTGGTTGGAGCGGCCCAAGTCCGGCCACGCCATCCGAGGCATCCTCATCATCATCCTGGTGTTCATCGGGATGTTCTTCAACGACCGCCGGCTCGCGTACGTGAGCCTCGTGGGCGGGCTGGCCGCGGCGTACTTCTTCAACCCGTGGACGCCGCTGAAGAGGTTCATCACGCGCGGGCTCATCGCGTGCTCACCGCTGCTGGTCGTGTACTTCCTGGTGGGGTGGGGCTCCAACAGCAGCGTGTTCAAGCCGGTGCAGACCTTCCGCTCCATCATCGAGGGTCAGCACGCCGAAGGAGAGCTGGACTACCGCGACATCGAGAACCTCAACCTCATCGCCACCTGGAACACGAACCCCGTGTTCGGCACGGGCTACGGGCACGAGTTCCTGGAGCCCTACCCGCTGCCCAACATCGCGTTCGTGTTCCCCACGTACCGCTTCCACCCGCACAACTCGCTCTTGGGCCTCCTGGCCTTCGGCGGGTGGTTCGGGTTCACGGGCGTGTGGATGTACCTGGTGGTGACGGTGTACCTGGCGGCGCGCTCGTACCATCGAGCGTACGCGGCGGAACATCGAACCGCGTGCCTGCTCATCGTGGGCGTGGTGGCGTCCTACCTGAACCAGGTGTTCGGAGACATGGGCATCATCTCGTACATCTGCACGTTCCAGGTCGCGGTGTGCTCGGTGCTCGCGGGCAAGCTGGCCATGGTCACCGGCGCGTGGCCGTGGCCACAGCGGGAGAAGGTGCTGGGCCTGAAGCGCGCGGCGCCGGAAGAGGCGCCGCCCTCGGGAGCGACGGCGGCCTAG